The DNA window CTGCCCATGCATCATCAAGAAGTAGCAACCAAGAAAACGAAATGGGATGGACAATCGTACTCGATACGCGCAATAAAACAGTGGAGATTCATTAGCATGCTGTCATACCTTGCTCCGGCGCGCTGGACGAGGTGGTCCCCTGCAAGGCGACCGTCCGCCGGAACTGGAAGCCGCTGGGCACCGTCTGCTCCAGGGCTTCGTCGCGGCCGGCACCGGCGCTTGTGCTTGTGGCGGACCTGCCGGAGTTCATGGAGTTCCGGCGCTCGAGGCGCTTGCGCTTGGCCTCGAGCCGCCGCTGGCTCTGCATCGCGCGGCGACGGAGCCGATCCTCCATGTACTCGCTGGGGAGCGAGGACGTGCGGAGCAGGTCGGACGGCGGAGCCGTGACAGCGGCGGGTTCCTCGCCGGAGGTGAAGCCTCCGGGCAGCGAGCAGATCGAGGGGATGGAGGAAGACCGGACGAGGCGCGGCTTCTTCGCGTCCTGCTCCGGGTCGGCGCCGAAGCAGCCACCGAGGGACAGGCCGAGGCTGAGCTCGATCTCGTCCGACTCGGCGGTCGCTGCGCTTCCGCCGGCTACACCCGGTGCTCCCCCCTCCCGGCCGAACCCGCCCAGGAAATCCCTCGACGCCATGCGTCCCCTCCGAACAACAATCCCTCCAACGGATTCCCCGAGGAAGAACGCTTCTCAATGACCAAAAATTCAGCTACAGAGAACACAGCAACCGATTACGCTCTTCCGGGCTCAGCCAAGCACCAAACAGCACCAGATTTTTCCTCAAAAAACCCGTCCCCCGTCAACACAGAATTCACGCCCCGGAGGCCCCAAGCACGTAGCATTGCGGCAAGCAGCGAACGGCGCCCTCCGCCCCGAATCCCACACCGTGAAATCGGGAGAGCAGCGGAGCACGCACGCAGCAAAACGAAGCGGAATTCGAGAGACCAGATCCCTCACCGTGAGCGAACACAGGATGGataggaggcggcggcggcgagacgaAGCGGAGAGCAGAGGCGACCTCGGTGGTGCCTCTAATCTCCTCGCTCTTGCGCCCCCGCTAAAACAAAGGGAAGGTGGTTTTCGCTGATTTTTTTTCCGCCGGAAATAGGGGGTGGAAAATTGGTTTTTGTagggggagggagggggaggctcGTCGGATGGGACTACGAGCGCACGGCGGCCGGCCACGTGTCGGACAACGCGGACACGTGTTGGGCCGCCACGAGCCGAGCCGGGACAGGGGCTCGGCGGCTCGGCTCCGGGGCGGCTGCGGTGGGGGCATAAAATAGCGTGACGTGTCGACGGCGCGGTGGGACGTTGGGGCTGACACGTTTCGGGAGGATTCGTCTGTCGGGCTACGGCCTTTCGTGGGCTGGGAAAAATATCAAGCTCGCAGTGCTAACAAGTAACATCCCTCTAGAAATGTCGAGCTAAATAAGAAAATTAATATAAAAGGAACTATATGAATACTGCTACTATAACCACGGCACGTGAGAAAGGGTTTTCTTTTCCTTGACAAAATCTGGTGCTGTTGGAGCTTTTTTACCCAAAGAACGGTAATTAATTGCTGTTTCTTTCTCGCTGAATTTTTGGGGATTGAGAACAGTTGATGCTCCGAGAATCGGTGGAAAGAAGTGGTCTTTCGAAGCGGTGGGTGCTTGTGCTTCCATGGCGGCTGGGCACAGGTGTTGAAGGCAAGGGCTACATGTTCACCTAATACAGTACATAGCTTAGTGCTAACGATTGCTAGATAAGAAGAGCACGTGGTTgaaacaattcacataatttTTTAGTAAAATTGTAAAAGGCACCGGGTACAAAATCTGATGAAGCCATGTGAGACCTTTAAAGAACACGAAACCACAAAAGATCGTGAGGAGGTAGATCGGGCTATGGAGTAAAATGAATCGTGGTTGCTCATAGGAAGAACACGTACAAAGAGGTAGCTAGGAAGATACTATGGTGAACAACAACGAAGTGCTAGGGTAATCTAACTTCATCAAAAGAAAGTCAAGAGTAACTTTAATTAGAAGAGGAAATATCTGACATACCGAAGATAGATCATTCATATGCCCAGCTGAGTAGGAGGGCCATGGAGGTGGCCTTTGAGTAAGAACACACGAGGACTCAATTGACCAATGCGGGTTACACATCTTGTATAAATCAGAAATAGCACTTCTCGCGGTACCGACTTTCAAGAAGAATAAAGATCTCATAACAATTTGAGCAGGTGACGGAGCTAATAAGTTACTGCCGTTGAGCTACCAAATATGAAGGCTAAATAGTCAAAAGACTGTTACTATTGATAAGTTGCTATAGAAATATAGAAATGTACTCTGTGGAAGCTTAGCGAGATGCATAGATGTAGCTAAGCGGTCGGAATGGTTTGAGAATGAAAGAGTAGGGCGGAATATATAGTAAGATGGGAAGCAAACTAACAACACAAACTGCGTCAGCCATGACGTTTTTTCACAATAACATGTAAGCCCTGACGTCATTGGTATAAGGCGTTTCTCAACGACTATTTCCGAATCGAATTCTTACTGTAGAGTCGAGAGAAGCCGCAGGCGATGAGGGAAAAAGTGGCTTCATCGGCTCGGCTCTCCCTCTACATGCCTCGTGTCATATAATGGTATATATAAGGAGAATGGATTTGCGCTTACCACTATATTTAACCTAATGTATCACATaaactatggatttcattgtctaAATTTTAAAAGATTCATTGTGCATTCGAGTACAAAACTCAGCCGTAGTATAACACACGGTGCCATTAACTGGACGCCATGACAGAGGGCGTTCAAAAGATATATTGTGCAAAAACAAAATCCAGCTAGACCCGTTTACTCAACTGACCGGCCCGGCTCGGCTAGCGGCTGGGCTACACGAGAGGTGGCTCTCAGGGACCACACCTAGGCGCAGGCAGGCAGGCTATACGGGCTAGCCTGCAACTGGCACCCAACGAAACAGCTGCAACTTGCCGCGGCGCCGGGGCCCACACATGTCGCGCGAGGGTCCTACGCAGCAGCGACACGTCCCTGGCATCCGCTTTAAACCAGCAGGGCCCACGCGGGGACGGGGGTACGTGTGCGCGCGGGGGCGCCGCATCGCTCGCCACGTGCCGCGACGCAGCCCGGCGCGCGCGGGCCCCACGACAGCTCACTGCCCCCGAGGCCAACTTGCCGGGTCGCCAGGCAGGCCCTCGCGCTGGACGCTGCAGCCCCGCTCGGGTCTCATGACGCGTGGGGCCATGGGTGCCACGGGCCCCACGGGTCGC is part of the Panicum hallii strain FIL2 chromosome 2, PHallii_v3.1, whole genome shotgun sequence genome and encodes:
- the LOC112881434 gene encoding ninja-family protein Os07g0602900-like; translated protein: MASRDFLGGFGREGGAPGVAGGSAATAESDEIELSLGLSLGGCFGADPEQDAKKPRLVRSSSIPSICSLPGGFTSGEEPAAVTAPPSDLLRTSSLPSEYMEDRLRRRAMQSQRRLEAKRKRLERRNSMNSGRSATSTSAGAGRDEALEQTVPSGFQFRRTVALQGTTSSSAPEQGGGAPAHSSPATNTSSDNTSGGQSSSRPPTASGTGRPSNGTTGREQPLRTLRSLTMRTASTGDLRNSMVEDMPMVSYKVEGPSGRKTDGFLYKYRKGEEVRIVCVCHGNFLTPAEFVRHAGGGDVTNPLRHIVVNPQQSVFL